Proteins from a genomic interval of Anas platyrhynchos isolate ZD024472 breed Pekin duck chromosome 4, IASCAAS_PekinDuck_T2T, whole genome shotgun sequence:
- the WDR54 gene encoding WD repeat-containing protein 54, with product MYRRDRSVQLGGSSSALYNNLSVLRLPQRQLACFCTVHGPAVNVLSAATDGLGGSQRQLRPPPAAPAAAAAAVTQAAWCVLPARVLLVLTSQKGVQMYESDGSVMVYWHALDVTEQPQAQAVFARGISAAGERFICVGTSSGTVLVFDIPHKGTNVTVSEVLEEHRHAITDIAAELGQAPEGAGDLVTADDAGALCIWSSGEEFTLLNKIPALGCTCSSVKLWNGVVAAGYGNGQIRLYEAATGVLRAEVNAHARWIYALDLAPLTGKLLSGAEDSFVHVWKLSRNPDTDDVEIEHCHAECVTDTQICGARFCDPEGCSFAVTGYDLSEIFRYSQV from the exons atgTACCGGCGGGACAGGAGCGTGCAGCTGGGCGGCAGCAGCTCGGCGCTGTACAACAACCTGAGCGTGCTGCGCCTGCCGCAGCGCCAGCTGGCCTGCTTCTGCACCGTGCACGGCCCCGCCGTTAACGTGCTCAGCGCCGCCACCGACGGCCTGGGCGGCTCCCAGCGACAGCTGCGGCCCCCGCCCGCCGCAccggcagccgccgccgccgccgtcacGCAG GCCGCCTGGTGCGTGCTGCCGGCCCgcgtgctgctggtgctgaccTCGCAGAAAGGCGTCCAG atGTATGAGTCGGATGGCTCCGTCATGGTTTACTGGCACGCGTTGGACGTCACAGAGCAGCCACAAG CACAAGCCGTGTTTGCCCGAGGGATCTCTGCAGCTGGAGAACGCTTCATCTGCGTGG GGACGTCCTCCGGGACGGTGCTGGTGTTCGACATCCCCCACAAAGGGACCAACGTGACGGTGAGCGAGGTCCTGGAGGAGCACCGCCACGCCATCACCGACATCGCGGcggagctgggccaggctccg gagggggctggggaCCTGGTGACTGCCGACGACGCGGGGGCCCTGTGCATCTGGAGCTCTGGAGAGGAGTTCACCTTGCTCAACAAGATCCCAGCCTTGGG CTGCACCTGCTCCTCCGTGAAGCTCTGGAACGGGGTCGTCGCTGCTGGCTATGGCAACGGGCAGATTCGGCTGTACGAGGCAGCCACGGGCGTCCTGCGAGCAGAGGTCAACGCTCACGCCCGCTGGATCTACGCCCTGGACCTGGCACCACTGACGGGAAAG CTGCTCTCGGGGGCTGAGGACTCCTTTGTTCATGTCTGGAAGCTCAGCAGGAACCCAGACACCGACGATGTCGAG ATCGAGCACTGCCACGCTGAGTGTGTGACTGACACCCAGATCTGCGGCGCCCGTTTCTGCGACCCCGAGGGCTGCTCCTTCGCCGTGACCGGCTACGACCTCAGCGAGATCTTCCGCTACAGCCAGGTGTAG
- the LOC119716905 gene encoding rho-related BTB domain-containing protein 2 isoform X2: protein MWYPEIKHFCPRTPIILVGCQLDLRYADLEAVNRARRPLAKPIKPTDILPPERGHEVAKELGVPYYETSVVAQFGIKDVFDNAIRAALISRRHLQFWKSHLKKMQRPLLQAPFLPPKPPPPVIHIPDPPASRSWGPAALFCTPLCADVVFQLQGGQQVFAHRVYLATSCSKFYDLFTLEGPRGAAKEPAARARSLDGERGALGEGARAPLRTSQSDDALRPVAGDGAVPGARDLSAWGRGFVSMRWELVEDPVAGREKRMTVVCMDRLVQAEPFRAVLEYLYTGRLDQARGDLMQVATIAELLEVFDLRMMVANVLNKESFMNQEITKAFHVRRANRIKECLGKGVFADVVFRVDDGTVPAHKPLLIAGCDWMMAMFRGAFRESYAAEVSLPGTNCACLRAVLDFLYTGVFTPTPDLDAMELLILTNRLCLPRLQALTEQYAVDELLRAFMQQVEIDEQVIIYLEMTQFHNARQLAAWCLHYICTNYNSVCRRFPREMKFMSPENQAHFERHRWPPVWYLKEEDLYLRSKKERDREEQLQRKQHTRSKWCFWRPSPHVS from the exons ATGTGGTACCCCGAGATCAAGCACTTCTGCCCGCGGACCCCCATCATCCTGGTGGGCTGCCAGCTGGACCTGCGCTACGCCGACCTGGAGGCCGTCAACCGTGCCCGGCGCCCCCTGGCCAA GCCCATCAAGCCCACGGACATCCTGCCCCCGGAGCGGGGCCACGAGGTGGCCAAGGAGCTGGGTGTGCCCTACTACGAGACCAGCGTGGTGGCCCAGTTCGGCATCAAGGACGTCTTCGACAACGCCATCCGTGCCGCCCTCATCTCCCGCCGCCACCTGCAGTTCTGGAAGTCCCACCTGAAGAAGATGCAGCGCCCGCTGCTGCAGGCCCCCTTCCTGCCCCCCAAGCCCCCGCCGCCCGTCATCCACATCCCCGACCCCCCGGCCAGCCGCAGCTGGGGCCCCGCCGCCCTTTTCTGCACCCCGCTGTGCGCCGACGTCGTCTTCCAGCTGCAGGGCGGCCAGCAGGTCTTCGCGCACCGCGTCTACCTGGCCACCTCCTGCTCCAAGTTCTATGACCTCTTCACCCTGGAGGGGCCGCGGGGGGCGGCCAAGGAGCCGGCCGCCCGCGCCCGCAGCCTGGATGGGGAGCGGGGGGCGCTGGGCGAGGGGGCGCGCGCCCCGCTGCGGACCTCGCAGAGCGATGATGCCCTGCGGCCGGTGGCGGGGGATGGcgcggtgcccggtgcccgcgACCTGTCGGCGTGGGGCCGTGGCTTTGTCAGCATGCGCTGGGAGCTGGTGGAGGACCCGGTGGCGGGGCGGGAGAAGCGGATGACGGTGGTGTGCATGGACCGGCTGGTGCAGGCGGAGCCCTTCCGCGCCGTGCTGGAGTACCTCTACACCGGGCGGCTGGACCAGGCCCGCGGGGACCTGATGCAGGTGGCCACCATCGCCGAGCTGCTGGAGGTCTTCGACCTGCGCATGATGGTGGCCAACGTGCTCAACAAGGAGAGCTTCATGAACCAGGAGATCACCAAGGCCTTCCACGTCCGCCGTGCCAACCGCATCAAGGagtgcctggggaagggggTCTTCGCAG ACGTGGTTTTCCGCGTGGATGACGGGACCGTGCCGGCGCACAAGCCCCTGCTGATTGCCGGCTGCGACTGGATGATGGCCATGTTCCGGGGGGCTTTCCGGGAGAGCTACGCTGCCGAG GTCTCCCTGCCGGGCACCAACTGCGCCTGCCTGCGCGCCGTCCTCGACTTCCTCTACACCGGCGTCTTCACCCCCACGCCCGACCTGGACGCCATGGAGCTCCTCATCCTCACCAACCGCCTCTGCCTGCCCCGGCTGCAGGCGCTCACAG agcAGTACGCCGTGGATGAGCTGCTCCGAGCCTTCATGCAGCAGGTGGAGATCGACGAGCAGGTGATCATCTACCTGGAGATGACGCAG TTCCACAACGCCCGGCAGCTGGCCGCCTGGTGCCTGCACTACATCTGCACCAACTACAACAGCGTCTGCCGCCGCTTCCCCCGGGAGATGAAGTTCATGTCCCCAG AGAACCAGGCGCACTTCGAGCGGCACCGCTGGCCGCCGGTGTGGTACCTGAAGGAGGAGGACCTGTACCTGCGCTCCAAGAAGGAGCGGGATCgcgaggagcagctgcagcgcAAGCAGCACACCCGCAGCAAGTGGTGCTTCTGGCGCCCCTCGCCCCACGTCTCCTGA
- the LOC119716905 gene encoding rho-related BTB domain-containing protein 2 isoform X1 — MDLDVDYERPNVETIKCVVVGDNAVGKTRLICARACNATLSQYQLLATHVPTVWAIDQYRVCQEVLERSRDVVDEVSVSLRLWDTFGDHHKDRRFAYGRSDVVVLCFSLANPNSLRHVKTMWYPEIKHFCPRTPIILVGCQLDLRYADLEAVNRARRPLAKPIKPTDILPPERGHEVAKELGVPYYETSVVAQFGIKDVFDNAIRAALISRRHLQFWKSHLKKMQRPLLQAPFLPPKPPPPVIHIPDPPASRSWGPAALFCTPLCADVVFQLQGGQQVFAHRVYLATSCSKFYDLFTLEGPRGAAKEPAARARSLDGERGALGEGARAPLRTSQSDDALRPVAGDGAVPGARDLSAWGRGFVSMRWELVEDPVAGREKRMTVVCMDRLVQAEPFRAVLEYLYTGRLDQARGDLMQVATIAELLEVFDLRMMVANVLNKESFMNQEITKAFHVRRANRIKECLGKGVFADVVFRVDDGTVPAHKPLLIAGCDWMMAMFRGAFRESYAAEVSLPGTNCACLRAVLDFLYTGVFTPTPDLDAMELLILTNRLCLPRLQALTEQYAVDELLRAFMQQVEIDEQVIIYLEMTQFHNARQLAAWCLHYICTNYNSVCRRFPREMKFMSPENQAHFERHRWPPVWYLKEEDLYLRSKKERDREEQLQRKQHTRSKWCFWRPSPHVS; from the exons ATGGACCTGGACGTGGACTACGAGCGGCCCAACGTCGAGACCATCAAGTGCGTGGTGGTGGGCGACAACGCCGTGGGCAAGACCCGGCTGATCTGCGCCCGCGCCTGCAACGCCACCCTCAGCCAGTACCAGCTGCTGGCCACGCACGTGCCCACCGTGTGGGCCATCGACCAGTACCGCGTCTGCCAGGAG GTGCTGGAGCGCTCCCGGGACGTGGTGGACGAGGTGAGCGTGTCGCTGCGGCTCTGGGACACCTTCGGGGACCACCACAAGGACCGGCGCTTCGCCTACGGcag GTCGGATGTGGTCGTGCTCTGCTTCTCGCTGGCCAACCCCAACTCCCTGCGCCACGTGAAGACCATGTGGTACCCCGAGATCAAGCACTTCTGCCCGCGGACCCCCATCATCCTGGTGGGCTGCCAGCTGGACCTGCGCTACGCCGACCTGGAGGCCGTCAACCGTGCCCGGCGCCCCCTGGCCAA GCCCATCAAGCCCACGGACATCCTGCCCCCGGAGCGGGGCCACGAGGTGGCCAAGGAGCTGGGTGTGCCCTACTACGAGACCAGCGTGGTGGCCCAGTTCGGCATCAAGGACGTCTTCGACAACGCCATCCGTGCCGCCCTCATCTCCCGCCGCCACCTGCAGTTCTGGAAGTCCCACCTGAAGAAGATGCAGCGCCCGCTGCTGCAGGCCCCCTTCCTGCCCCCCAAGCCCCCGCCGCCCGTCATCCACATCCCCGACCCCCCGGCCAGCCGCAGCTGGGGCCCCGCCGCCCTTTTCTGCACCCCGCTGTGCGCCGACGTCGTCTTCCAGCTGCAGGGCGGCCAGCAGGTCTTCGCGCACCGCGTCTACCTGGCCACCTCCTGCTCCAAGTTCTATGACCTCTTCACCCTGGAGGGGCCGCGGGGGGCGGCCAAGGAGCCGGCCGCCCGCGCCCGCAGCCTGGATGGGGAGCGGGGGGCGCTGGGCGAGGGGGCGCGCGCCCCGCTGCGGACCTCGCAGAGCGATGATGCCCTGCGGCCGGTGGCGGGGGATGGcgcggtgcccggtgcccgcgACCTGTCGGCGTGGGGCCGTGGCTTTGTCAGCATGCGCTGGGAGCTGGTGGAGGACCCGGTGGCGGGGCGGGAGAAGCGGATGACGGTGGTGTGCATGGACCGGCTGGTGCAGGCGGAGCCCTTCCGCGCCGTGCTGGAGTACCTCTACACCGGGCGGCTGGACCAGGCCCGCGGGGACCTGATGCAGGTGGCCACCATCGCCGAGCTGCTGGAGGTCTTCGACCTGCGCATGATGGTGGCCAACGTGCTCAACAAGGAGAGCTTCATGAACCAGGAGATCACCAAGGCCTTCCACGTCCGCCGTGCCAACCGCATCAAGGagtgcctggggaagggggTCTTCGCAG ACGTGGTTTTCCGCGTGGATGACGGGACCGTGCCGGCGCACAAGCCCCTGCTGATTGCCGGCTGCGACTGGATGATGGCCATGTTCCGGGGGGCTTTCCGGGAGAGCTACGCTGCCGAG GTCTCCCTGCCGGGCACCAACTGCGCCTGCCTGCGCGCCGTCCTCGACTTCCTCTACACCGGCGTCTTCACCCCCACGCCCGACCTGGACGCCATGGAGCTCCTCATCCTCACCAACCGCCTCTGCCTGCCCCGGCTGCAGGCGCTCACAG agcAGTACGCCGTGGATGAGCTGCTCCGAGCCTTCATGCAGCAGGTGGAGATCGACGAGCAGGTGATCATCTACCTGGAGATGACGCAG TTCCACAACGCCCGGCAGCTGGCCGCCTGGTGCCTGCACTACATCTGCACCAACTACAACAGCGTCTGCCGCCGCTTCCCCCGGGAGATGAAGTTCATGTCCCCAG AGAACCAGGCGCACTTCGAGCGGCACCGCTGGCCGCCGGTGTGGTACCTGAAGGAGGAGGACCTGTACCTGCGCTCCAAGAAGGAGCGGGATCgcgaggagcagctgcagcgcAAGCAGCACACCCGCAGCAAGTGGTGCTTCTGGCGCCCCTCGCCCCACGTCTCCTGA
- the LOC119716903 gene encoding drebrin-like, which translates to MGAPGLDRHRLALLAAKEDVGNPRAATNWAVFAYEKHHDLKLLDSGAGGADELAAKFCASSVMYGLCRLRDPNTGAPRIVLISWVGEKTPESQRQACAGHLPAIRAFFREASVVLSARRAEEVTQEGLSRALAQLAPAAAPPARRAPPADTEELVGTNYRKTNPALEIRRTQRDSFWAQAEREEEQRKEEERRRLLEERRRWERERMEEERREAAEREQRFREKERLIEEHRKEQARLEAEERRKEKARWEQQQREHEEAMRERSRRSESIEKAAEAAVLVSQRPQNPRDFFQQRERAGSTSGAPLPAGPGGARPGARRPFLRYQRSLTESAFIFRRPEPPPSPSPLDPGAFRAAPPTSPRRPPPPLPASPAGTGPPPRCAAAGALSPAGAGPPPTLPGSPPPASPPGSGPPDGTRGAEPEPPRGTPGLGSPSSPGGGLPLPSPPWQPPPGPAALSPTGSAGAEALPLPSPPSTPLDEEGPPPGTPPLPSPPAWGSPGLPVEPGEGAPSPRGGSPPPGLVPAPVPPRGPSPPSPLQDPALPSLAAQEPQQGTIREPEQEPARSDSGHNGIGDLGHGGWPAPWEQDPPVQGDEPSDTILPEPLHKAKPGFALLLARDAPHQQLPAGSTPPAEDEDLSPHAV; encoded by the exons ATGGGGGCCCCGGGGCTGGACCGGCACCGGCTGGCGCTGCTGGCGGCCAAGGAGGACGTGGGCAACCCGCGGGCGGCCACCAACTG GGCCGTTTTCGCCTACGAGAAGCACCATGACCTCAAGCTGCTGGACTCCGGAG CCGGGGGCGCGGACGAGCTGGCCGCCAAGTTCTGCGCCAGCAGCGTCATGTACGGGCTGTGCCGCCTCCGGGACCCCAACACCGGCGCCCCCCGCATCGTCCTCATCAGCTGG GTCGGGGAGAAGACGCCCGAGTCCCAGCGGCAGGCGTGCGCCGGGCACCTGCCGGCCATCAGAGCCTTCTTCAGG gaggccagcgtggTGCTGAGCGCCCGGCGCGCCGAGGAGGTGACCCAGGAGGGGCTGAGCCGCGCTCTGGCCCAGCTGGCCCCcgccgcggcccccccggccagGAGGGCCCCCCCGGCCGACACCGAGGAGCTGGTG GGCACCAACTACCGCAAGACGAACCCGGCGCTGGAGATCCGCCGGACCCAGCGGGACTCCTTCTGGGCGCAGGCCGAG CGCGAAGAGGAGCAGCGCAAGGAGGaggagcggcggcggctgctggaggagcGGCGGCGCTGGGAACGGGAGCGCATGGAGGAGGAGAGGCGCGAGGCGGCCGAGCGCGAGCAGCGCTTCAGGGAGAAGGAGCGGCTGATCGAGGAGCACCG GAAGGAGCAGGCGCGGCTGGAGGCGGAGGAGCGGAGGAAGGAGAAAGCCCGCTGG gagcagcagcagcgggagcaCGAGGAGGCGATGCGGGAGCGCTCCCGGCGCTCCGAGTCCATCGAGAAGGCGGCC GAGGCGGCCGTGCTGGTGTCCCAGCGCCCGCAGAACCCCCGGGATTTCTTCCAGCAGCGGGAGCGCGCGGGGTCCACCTCCGGGGCTCCGCTGCCCGCCGGCCCCGGGGGCGCCCGGCCCG GAGCCCGGCGGCCGTTCCTGCGGTACCAGCGCAGCCTGACCGAGTCAGCCTTCATCTTCCGCCGGCCGGAGCCCCCGCCCTCGCCCTCGCCCCTCGACCCCGGGGCTTTCAGGGCGGCGCCCCCCAccagcccccgccgccccccgccgccgctccccgccagCCCCGCGGGGACGGGGCCCCCCCCTCGCTGTGCCGCCGCGGGGGCTCTCAGCCCAGCCGGGGCAGGGCCCCCCCCGACCCTGCCGGGGTCCCCGCCCCCCGCCAGCCCCCCCGGGTCGGGGCCCCCCGACGGCACCCGTGGGGCAGAGCCCGAGCCCCCCCGCGGCACTCCCGGGCTgggctcccccagcagccccggCGGGGGGCTGCCGCTCCCGAGCCCTCCCTggcagccccccccggggccggctgCGCTGTCCCCCACCGGCAGCGCGGGGGCTGAggctctgcctctgcccagcccccccagcacccccttgGATGAGGAggggccccccccgggcacccctcccctccccagccccccggcTTGGGGGTCTCCAGGGCTGCCGGTGGAGCCGGGCGAGGGGGCCccgagcccccggggggggtctCCTCCCCCTGGGCTGGTGCCTGCCCCGGTGCCCCCGCgcggccccagcccccccagcccgctgcaggATCCGGccctccccagcctggcagCCCAGGAGCCGCAGCAAG GGACCATCAGGGAACCCGAGCAGGAGCCAGCCCGGAGCGACTCGGGGCACAACGGCATCGGGGACCTCGGGCACGGGGGGTGGCCAGCCCCCTGGGAGCAGGACCCCCCggtgcag GGGGATGAGCCCAGTGACACCATCCTGCCGGAGCCGCTGCACAAAGCCAAGCCAG GCTtcgccctgctgctggcccgcGATGCCCcccaccagcagctgcctgccgGCAGCACCCCCCCAGCCGAGGACGAGGACCTCTCCCCCCATGCTGTGTAG